In the Streptomyces sp. cg36 genome, one interval contains:
- a CDS encoding LLM class flavin-dependent oxidoreductase, whose product MDVDEIRGTAFGTAPVPLSVLDLVTVGSGYTATRALRASVEIARLAERRGFTRHWVAEHHSMPGVASSSPAVILAHLAAHTDRIRLGSGGVMLPNHAPLVIAEQFGTLEALAPGRVDLGLGRAPGTDGATAAALRRTERLDEGADEFPQQLAELTRFLDDDFPDGHPYARIHAVPGPVQGPTGRPPIWLLGSSGFSARLAGTLGLPFAFAHHFSAANTVPALDLYRSSFRPSAVLAEPYALIGVSALAADDEREARRQTLTNALSMLRLRTGRPGLVPTPEEAEAYAFSPLEREFADNWLANVVSGTAEEVRDGLDALQKRTGADELMLTANAHGPEVRLRSYELIADVYGAPVGDAPVGES is encoded by the coding sequence GTGGACGTGGACGAGATTCGAGGGACGGCGTTCGGGACCGCGCCCGTGCCCCTGTCCGTACTGGACCTGGTGACCGTCGGCAGCGGCTACACCGCCACCCGCGCCCTGCGCGCCAGCGTGGAGATCGCCCGGCTCGCCGAGCGGCGCGGCTTCACCCGCCACTGGGTCGCCGAGCACCACTCGATGCCCGGAGTCGCCTCCTCGTCCCCGGCCGTCATCCTGGCCCACCTCGCCGCCCACACCGACCGCATCCGGCTCGGCTCGGGCGGTGTGATGCTGCCCAACCACGCGCCGCTGGTGATCGCCGAGCAGTTCGGCACCCTGGAGGCGCTGGCCCCGGGGCGCGTCGACCTCGGCCTGGGGCGCGCGCCCGGCACGGACGGCGCGACGGCGGCGGCCCTGCGCCGCACCGAACGCCTCGACGAGGGCGCCGACGAATTCCCGCAGCAGCTGGCCGAGTTGACCCGCTTCCTGGACGACGACTTCCCCGACGGGCACCCCTACGCGCGGATCCACGCCGTCCCCGGCCCGGTGCAGGGCCCGACCGGGCGTCCGCCGATCTGGCTGCTCGGCTCGTCCGGGTTCAGCGCCCGCCTCGCCGGGACGCTGGGGCTGCCCTTCGCGTTCGCGCACCACTTCAGCGCCGCCAACACGGTGCCCGCGCTCGACCTCTACCGCTCCTCCTTCCGCCCCTCCGCGGTGCTGGCCGAGCCGTACGCGCTGATCGGCGTCTCGGCGCTGGCCGCCGACGACGAGAGGGAGGCCCGGCGCCAGACGCTCACCAACGCGCTGTCGATGCTGCGGCTGCGCACCGGCCGCCCCGGGCTCGTGCCGACGCCGGAGGAGGCGGAGGCGTACGCGTTCAGCCCGCTGGAGCGGGAGTTCGCCGACAACTGGCTCGCCAACGTCGTCTCCGGCACCGCCGAGGAGGTCCGCGACGGGCTGGACGCGCTCCAGAAGCGGACCGGCGCCGACGAGCTGATGCTGACCGCGAACGCGCACGGCCCGGAGGTCCGGCTGCGCTCCTACGAGCTGATCGCGGACGTCTACGGGGCACCGGTGGGAGACGCTCCGGTAGGTGAATCCTGA
- a CDS encoding glycosyl hydrolase family 18 protein encodes MSVRRPLAAALTTATLAAGALAAFAGLGPAGTAAAADASAAPSTGGVKIAYYDQWSVYGNAFYPKQLDTRGIAGKLDIINYSFGNIHPTDLTCFEANKAAGDDNNPNAGDGAGDSYADYQKSFGAADSVSGVADKWDQPIVGVFNQFKQLKAKYPKLKINISIGGWSYSKYFSDAAKTDAGRQKLVASCIKQYIQGDLPVDGGFGGPGSAAGIFDGIDIDWEYPGSPDGHLGNHYAAEDKQNYTLLLAEFRKQLDAYGAAHGGKKYLLTAAMPAGQDKIKNIETDKVGQYLDYANVMTYDMHGAWDGDGPTYHQSPLYSGANDPTDVIKPGTQKYSIANAVDSWIDGNAAYGIAGGFPANKLTLGYEFYYRGWKGVPAGSANGLAQTATGPSGARPLSQQPGIAHYKELGGIVDNPATTFWDDQAKASYFYKDGEFFTGLDQKSIQARADYAHSRGLAGAMMYSLLGLDDKTTLLNQIVTAVGSSPSSTPDPTTPPTTPPTTPPTTPPTTPPTTPPTTPPTGCTATPWDKGGTYTGGTQVSYKGHNWKAKWWTQGEEPGTTGDWGVWQDLGAC; translated from the coding sequence GTGTCCGTCCGCAGACCTCTAGCCGCAGCCCTCACCACCGCGACGCTCGCCGCCGGTGCGCTGGCCGCCTTCGCGGGCCTCGGCCCGGCCGGCACCGCCGCTGCCGCCGACGCGAGCGCCGCGCCCTCCACCGGCGGGGTGAAGATCGCCTACTACGACCAGTGGAGCGTGTACGGCAACGCCTTCTACCCCAAGCAGCTCGACACCCGGGGCATCGCGGGCAAGCTGGACATCATCAACTACTCGTTCGGCAACATCCACCCCACCGACCTCACCTGTTTCGAGGCCAACAAGGCGGCGGGCGACGACAACAACCCCAACGCCGGTGACGGCGCGGGCGACTCGTACGCCGACTACCAGAAGTCCTTCGGCGCCGCCGACAGCGTCAGCGGCGTGGCCGACAAGTGGGACCAGCCGATCGTCGGCGTCTTCAACCAGTTCAAGCAGCTCAAGGCCAAGTACCCCAAGCTGAAGATCAACATCTCGATCGGCGGCTGGAGCTACTCCAAGTACTTCTCGGACGCGGCCAAGACGGACGCCGGCCGCCAGAAGCTCGTGGCCTCCTGCATCAAGCAGTACATCCAGGGCGACCTGCCGGTCGACGGCGGCTTCGGCGGCCCCGGCTCGGCCGCCGGGATCTTCGACGGCATCGACATCGACTGGGAGTACCCCGGCTCGCCCGACGGCCACCTCGGCAACCACTACGCCGCCGAGGACAAGCAGAACTACACCCTGCTGCTGGCCGAGTTCCGCAAGCAGCTCGACGCGTACGGGGCCGCGCACGGCGGCAAGAAGTACCTGCTCACGGCGGCGATGCCGGCCGGCCAGGACAAGATCAAGAACATTGAGACGGACAAGGTCGGGCAGTACCTCGACTACGCCAACGTCATGACGTACGACATGCACGGCGCCTGGGACGGCGACGGGCCGACCTACCACCAGTCGCCGCTGTACTCCGGCGCCAACGACCCCACCGACGTCATCAAGCCCGGCACCCAGAAGTACTCGATCGCCAACGCGGTCGACTCCTGGATCGACGGCAACGCCGCGTACGGCATCGCGGGCGGCTTCCCGGCCAACAAGCTGACCCTCGGGTACGAGTTCTACTACCGCGGCTGGAAGGGCGTTCCGGCGGGCTCCGCGAACGGGCTCGCCCAGACCGCCACCGGTCCCTCCGGCGCCCGGCCGCTGAGCCAGCAGCCCGGCATCGCCCACTACAAGGAGCTCGGCGGGATCGTCGACAACCCGGCGACCACGTTCTGGGACGACCAGGCGAAGGCGTCCTACTTCTACAAGGACGGCGAGTTCTTCACCGGCCTCGACCAGAAGTCGATCCAGGCCCGCGCGGACTACGCGCACAGCCGGGGGCTGGCGGGCGCGATGATGTACTCGCTGCTCGGGCTCGACGACAAGACCACGCTCCTGAACCAGATCGTCACGGCCGTCGGCTCGTCCCCGTCCTCGACGCCGGACCCGACGACCCCGCCCACCACCCCGCCGACGACGCCCCCCACGACGCCCCCGACCACTCCGCCGACGACGCCCCCGACCACGCCTCCGACCGGCTGCACGGCGACGCCGTGGGACAAGGGCGGCACGTACACCGGCGGTACGCAGGTCTCCTACAAGGGCCACAACTGGAAGGCCAAGTGGTGGACGCAGGGCGAGGAGCCGGGCACCACGGGCGACTGGGGTGTGTGGCAGGACCTCGGCGCGTGCTGA
- a CDS encoding putative bifunctional diguanylate cyclase/phosphodiesterase produces the protein MSGTPEGPGAAPGTKRPPVTERHPDGPERAVGRPPERHAVGRTAPGPRADYRAAFDAAHLAMAVVDREGTVIAVNDALAELLGGAPDDLHGQAAADLVDLAADARTWHIYQEVLRGSRSRFRCTRRLKHPDGHSLWAEVTVSPVPDGAGALLSITDISDRRELQARLRHLQMHDPVTRLPNRTLFFERLAGALEASTYGRGGTGRIGICYLDLDGFKAVNDTLGHRIGDRLLSAVAARLTHCADQCGYARSGGHLVARLGGDEFAVLVEDSTGTEQLADLARSVLTALQQPFDLAGQRLSVSASIGVVERAVAGTTATGLMQDADTTLYWAKADGKARWTLFDPERNAHRMTRQALSSTLRPAVERDEFALEYQPLVSMADGVVEGVEALVRWNHPQFGTLAPNRFIGIAEEDGSIVQLGRWVLRTACRQARRWQIDHPDVPPIFVSVNVAVRQVWDSDLVADVAGILAETGLAPHLLQLELTESAVMGSAGRPLQALQALSDMGVRIAIDDFGTGYSNLAYLSRLPVSVLKLDGSFVRGFQYDEGGAHPNPADETIVETLVQLAHRLGLKVTAECVETVHQAGRLRRIGCDTGQGWLYSRAIAPELIATMLSAGCRSPA, from the coding sequence GTGAGCGGAACCCCCGAAGGACCGGGCGCAGCCCCCGGGACCAAGCGGCCGCCGGTCACAGAGCGTCATCCGGACGGGCCCGAACGGGCCGTGGGGCGCCCGCCCGAACGTCACGCGGTCGGCCGCACCGCTCCCGGGCCGCGCGCCGACTACCGGGCGGCCTTCGACGCGGCCCATCTGGCGATGGCCGTCGTCGACCGCGAGGGAACGGTGATCGCGGTCAACGACGCGCTCGCCGAACTGCTCGGCGGCGCCCCCGACGACCTGCACGGCCAGGCCGCCGCCGACCTCGTGGACCTCGCCGCCGACGCCCGGACCTGGCACATCTACCAGGAAGTGCTGCGCGGCAGCCGCTCGCGGTTCCGCTGCACCCGCCGCCTCAAGCACCCCGACGGGCACTCGCTGTGGGCCGAGGTGACCGTCTCGCCCGTACCGGACGGCGCGGGCGCGCTGCTCTCCATCACCGACATCAGCGACCGCCGCGAGCTCCAGGCGCGGCTGCGCCACCTCCAGATGCACGACCCGGTGACCCGGCTGCCCAACCGGACGCTGTTCTTCGAACGGCTGGCGGGCGCGCTGGAGGCGTCCACGTACGGGCGCGGCGGCACCGGCCGCATCGGGATCTGCTACCTCGACCTCGACGGCTTCAAGGCCGTCAACGACACCCTCGGCCACCGCATCGGCGACCGGCTCCTGTCGGCCGTCGCCGCCCGCCTCACCCACTGCGCCGACCAGTGCGGCTACGCCCGCAGCGGCGGGCACCTGGTGGCGCGGCTCGGCGGCGACGAGTTCGCGGTGCTGGTCGAGGACTCCACCGGGACCGAGCAGCTGGCGGATCTGGCCAGGTCCGTACTGACCGCGCTCCAGCAGCCGTTCGACCTGGCCGGGCAGCGGCTCTCGGTGTCCGCGTCCATCGGCGTGGTGGAGCGGGCCGTCGCCGGGACCACGGCGACGGGGCTGATGCAGGACGCCGACACCACGCTGTACTGGGCCAAGGCCGACGGCAAGGCCCGCTGGACCCTCTTCGACCCCGAGCGCAACGCGCACCGGATGACCCGTCAGGCGCTCTCCTCCACGCTGCGGCCGGCCGTCGAGCGGGACGAGTTCGCGCTGGAGTACCAGCCGCTGGTGAGCATGGCCGACGGGGTCGTCGAGGGCGTCGAGGCGCTTGTCAGATGGAACCATCCGCAGTTCGGCACACTGGCGCCGAATCGGTTCATCGGAATTGCGGAAGAGGACGGCTCGATCGTCCAGCTCGGGCGCTGGGTGCTGCGCACCGCCTGCCGGCAGGCCCGGCGCTGGCAGATCGACCACCCGGACGTGCCGCCGATCTTCGTCAGCGTGAACGTCGCCGTACGCCAGGTGTGGGACTCCGACCTGGTGGCGGACGTCGCCGGAATCCTCGCCGAGACGGGGCTGGCGCCGCACCTGCTGCAGCTGGAGCTCACCGAGTCCGCCGTCATGGGCTCGGCGGGGCGGCCCCTCCAGGCCCTCCAGGCGCTCTCCGACATGGGCGTGCGGATCGCCATCGACGACTTCGGCACGGGGTACTCGAACCTGGCGTACCTGTCGCGGCTGCCGGTGTCCGTCCTCAAGCTCGACGGGTCCTTCGTACGGGGCTTCCAGTACGACGAGGGGGGCGCGCACCCCAACCCGGCCGACGAGACGATCGTCGAGACGCTGGTGCAGCTGGCGCACCGGCTGGGGCTGAAGGTGACGGCGGAGTGCGTCGAGACGGTGCATCAGGCTGGGCGGTTGCGGCGGATCGGGTGCGATACGGGGCAGGGGTGGTTGTATTCGCGGGCGATCGCGCCGGAGCTGATCGCCACGATGCTCTCAGCCGGCTGCCGCTCCCCCGCGTGA
- a CDS encoding M6 family metalloprotease domain-containing protein: MERQQTPGGVERVRLRSAAAALTSLTALAATSLASGPAVAAKSDVPCALHRTAAHHSLGVDTWNAAYPRPVRTLNAVMVFLSFPDSAPTVAPKDLAADYFPATSDFFSRASYGKFRLAPHPQQSWVKMPKASTAYRIERDWDPDRRTEYLRDAITAADPSVDFSRYDIVYLVADPDAPGVDSDATKVVNFDQPLRVDGTDLKRVVTVFEQHPPDRNVLAHETGHVFDLPDLYHRPMDGKGDWDTYVGDWDVMGSQFGMAPDPLGWHKWKLGWLDRRQVACVATRGSTRLSLVPLGESAARGGPGGVRLAVVRTGDGSAIAMEVRGAFGNDRTTCTEGVLIYRVRSESASGTGPVEVLDTHPDTGACWEHSVYPALADAPLGVGETYTVPGEGIRVEVTGKTRSGAWTVRVTP, encoded by the coding sequence GTGGAGCGTCAGCAGACACCCGGGGGAGTGGAGCGCGTCCGGCTGCGCAGTGCCGCCGCCGCGCTCACCTCCCTCACCGCGCTCGCCGCCACCAGCCTCGCGTCGGGCCCGGCGGTGGCCGCCAAGTCGGACGTGCCCTGCGCCCTGCACCGCACCGCGGCCCACCACTCGCTCGGCGTCGACACCTGGAACGCGGCCTATCCGCGCCCGGTGCGCACGCTGAACGCGGTGATGGTCTTCCTGTCCTTCCCGGACTCGGCGCCCACGGTCGCGCCGAAGGACCTGGCCGCCGACTACTTCCCCGCGACCAGCGACTTCTTCTCCCGCGCCTCGTACGGCAAGTTCAGGCTGGCGCCGCATCCGCAGCAGAGCTGGGTGAAGATGCCGAAGGCATCCACCGCGTACCGGATAGAGCGCGACTGGGACCCCGACCGGCGCACCGAGTACCTGCGCGACGCGATCACCGCCGCCGACCCCTCGGTCGATTTCTCCCGGTACGACATTGTTTACCTGGTGGCCGACCCGGACGCGCCCGGCGTCGACTCGGACGCCACCAAGGTCGTCAACTTCGACCAGCCGCTGCGGGTCGACGGAACTGACCTCAAAAGAGTGGTCACCGTCTTCGAGCAGCACCCCCCGGACCGCAATGTGCTGGCCCACGAGACCGGCCACGTCTTCGACCTGCCGGACCTCTACCACCGCCCGATGGACGGCAAGGGCGACTGGGACACGTACGTGGGCGACTGGGACGTGATGGGCAGCCAGTTCGGGATGGCGCCGGACCCGCTCGGCTGGCACAAGTGGAAGCTGGGCTGGCTGGACCGGCGGCAGGTGGCGTGCGTGGCGACCCGCGGCTCCACCCGGCTGAGCCTGGTGCCGCTCGGCGAGTCCGCCGCGCGCGGCGGGCCGGGCGGGGTGCGGCTCGCGGTGGTGCGCACCGGCGACGGCAGCGCGATCGCCATGGAGGTGCGCGGCGCCTTCGGCAACGACCGTACGACGTGCACGGAAGGCGTGCTGATCTACCGGGTCCGCAGCGAGTCCGCGTCCGGCACCGGGCCCGTCGAGGTCCTGGACACGCACCCCGACACCGGGGCGTGCTGGGAGCACTCGGTCTACCCGGCCCTCGCGGACGCCCCGCTGGGGGTCGGCGAGACGTACACCGTGCCGGGGGAGGGGATCCGGGTCGAGGTGACCGGCAAGACGCGGTCCGGGGCGTGGACGGTACGGGTCACGCCGTAG
- a CDS encoding bifunctional DNA primase/polymerase encodes MSIMWRDEALLPRDGAGEVTPAGAAWLASAAAYPRSTLALWEERPGAPAVLPCGSVFDVVNVPAVFGRRMLDRLWTEGAGSGPVAQHRGRMLLFTAPGTAHRLPALLDWEEWTLVPPLLCHGVGDAVTVPPPLPCEQSGAARWLVAPDTRHPWLPGPDVLLWACVRAARDGGPGAGPGGARGEHRSSIFPPADQDAKVYDVSRRR; translated from the coding sequence ATGAGCATCATGTGGCGCGACGAAGCCCTGCTCCCCCGTGACGGCGCCGGGGAGGTGACCCCCGCGGGTGCCGCCTGGCTGGCGTCGGCGGCGGCGTATCCGCGCAGCACCCTCGCGCTGTGGGAGGAGCGGCCGGGCGCCCCCGCCGTGCTGCCCTGCGGGTCCGTCTTCGACGTGGTCAACGTGCCCGCCGTGTTCGGGCGCCGGATGCTGGACCGGCTGTGGACCGAGGGCGCGGGCTCCGGCCCGGTGGCCCAGCACCGCGGCCGGATGCTGCTCTTCACCGCCCCCGGCACCGCCCACCGCCTCCCCGCGCTGCTCGACTGGGAGGAGTGGACCCTCGTACCGCCGCTGCTGTGCCACGGCGTGGGCGACGCGGTCACCGTGCCCCCGCCGCTGCCCTGCGAGCAGTCCGGCGCGGCGCGCTGGCTGGTGGCCCCCGACACCCGTCACCCGTGGCTGCCGGGGCCCGACGTCCTGCTGTGGGCCTGCGTCCGGGCGGCCCGCGACGGCGGCCCCGGGGCGGGTCCCGGCGGCGCCCGGGGCGAGCACCGCTCATCGATTTTTCCTCCCGCCGATCAGGATGCTAAGGTCTACGACGTCAGCAGGCGCCGCTAG